The Streptomyces sp. NBC_00236 DNA window GCGAGACAGCCACGCGCTCGTCCGCAAGTCATCCGGCAACGGAACTCGAAACGGGGAGCCGCCTCGCCTTTCACCTGGCCCGCAAGAGGAAACACCCCGTGCTCAGAGCCGTACGCACCGGTGCAGTCACGTGACGGATACCGCACCCGCCGGAGCCACTCTTACGGTTGGGGAAACCTTCCGAACTCCAAGGAAATCGCATGGAACAGATTATGCTCGGCAACGTCTCCATCACCCGCGTCCGGGAATACTACGGGTCCGTCGAAATGGATCCCCACGCCTTCTTCCCGGAAAGCTCGCAGGAAATCTGGAAGGACGGCGTCGACTGGCTTTCCCCGCATTTCCTGGACTCCGAGACCAACACCGTGAACTCCGCGATCCAGACCTGGCTGCTGCGCAGCGGGGGCAAGACCATCCTCGTCGACACCGGTGTGGGTAACCACAAGGAGCGCCCGTACGCGCCGGTCTGGAGCCACCTGGAGACGGACTTCCTGGCCAACCTCGCCCGGGCAGGCGTCCGGCCCGAGGACGTGGACATCGTGATCAACACGCATCTGCACATCGATCACGTCGGCTGGAACACGTATCTGGAGGGGCGGAGTTGGGTTCCCACATTTCCCAACGCCACCTACCTGATGCCGAAGGACGACTTCGACTTCTGGAACCCGGCAAACGGCCACCAGCCGCTGCCCGGCCGCGGCAACCAGAACGTCTTCGAGGACAGCGTGGCCCCGGTGCACCAGGCCGGCCAGACACTGCTGTGGGAGAAGAGCCACCAGATCGACGCCGACCTGCGCCTGGACTCGGCTCCCGGACACACCCCCGGCTCCTCCGTGCTGACCCTCAGCTCCGGGACGGACCGCGCGGTGTTCGTCGGTGACCTGCTGCACAACCCCGCGCAGATCATCGAGCCGGACGCCAACAGCTGCTTCTGCGAGGACCCCGCGGGCGCCCGCGCCACCCGCCGCAAGGTGCTGGGCTGGGCGGCCGACAACAACGCGCTCCTGGTCCCCGCGCATCTGGGTGGTCACGGTGCCGCCGAAATCGCGCGTAACGGCAACACGTTCGGCATCAAAGGCTGGGCGCCCTTCGCCCCGTACTCCGAGCAGGGCTGAGACCCCGGAAAGGCATAGCTGTGAGCCACCGACCCGAGCCCGTCGTCACCACCGCACAGGGAGCCGTCCGCGGCATCCGTCAGGACGACGGCGCCGCCACCTTTCTGAACATCCCCTACGCCGCTCCTCCGATGGGCGCCGGCCGGTTCGCCCCGCCGCAGCCGCACGAGCCCTGGGACGGTGTACGGGACGCCACCGTGCCCGGCCCCAACGCCCCGCAGTCCGAGCGGAAGCTCGGCAGCATCGACATGGCCCCCTACTTCGGCGCCGGCTGGAGCCGTGGCGAGGACTACCTCACCGTCAACGTCTTCCAGCCCACCGCCGCGGACAGCGGTCTGCCCGTGATGGTGTTCGTCCACGGCGGTGGGTTCGTCGCCGGATCGACGCGGTCCGCGCTGTACGACGGTTCCGCCTTCGCCCGCGACGGCGTCGTCCTGGTCACACTCAACTACCGGCTGGGCATCGCCGGGTTCCTCGACATCCCCGGGGCGCCCGCCAACCGCGGCCTGCTCGATGTCGTCGCGGCGCTGCGCTGGGTGCGGGAGAACATCGCCGCCTTCGGCGGTGACCCGGACAACGTCACCCTCTTCGGCCAGTCGGCCGGGGCGACCGTCGTCGGCGGCGTCCTCGCCGCGCCTGAGGCCGCAGGCCTGTTCCGCCGGGCGATCGTGCAGAGCGGCAGTGGCCTGGGGGCGTTCACCTCCGAGCAGGCCGCCCGTGTCACCGAGGCCGCGGCCGCGGAACTTGGCATCGAGCCGCACACCGACGCCTTCGCGGACATCTCCGACGAGCGCCTGGTGGAGGCCGCCTCCCGGCTCGCGGGCATCAGCCTGCAGACCGAGACGCATCACGATCCGCTGATCGGCCTCAGCCCCTTCAGCCTGGTGCTCGACACACAGCCCGCCGTATCCGTCGGCGCCGGCCTGAGCGCCGATGTCGACCTGCTCGTCGGGATCAACGCCGAGGAGGGGAACCTCTACCTGGTCCCGGTGGACAGGTACGCCGGCTCGACCGCCGACGATGTCGACGATGCGGCGGCGCGCTCGCACCCGAAGCCCTCGCAACTCGTGGAGACGTACCGCACTACCCGCCCCGGGGCGTCCTTCGGTGAGCTGCGGTCGGCCATCATGGGCGACGCTCTGTTCGGGGCGGGCAGCTGGGCCCTGGCCGGCGCGCATGCCGCCCACCCCCAGTCCGCCACGTTCAGCTACGAGTTCGCCTGGCGCTCCCAGGCCCTGGGCGGAGACCTCGGCGCCACCCATGCGATGGAACTCCCCTTCGTCTTCGACATCACGAACCTTCCGCAGCTGGCGGGTGAGGGGGCCCTGCTCGGCCCCGACAAGCCCCCCGCAGACCTCGCCACCCGCACGCACGAGGCCTGGATCCGCTTCGCCAGGACCGGCAACCCCGGCTGGGACCAGTACGGCACCACACGCCGGGCCACGATGCACATCGACGCCGAGTGGACCCAGGTCGACGACCCCCGCAGCCAGGAACGACAGGCCTGGGCCTGACCCCCTCGCGCAGATCGCTCTGTTCGCCCTTCCGACGAGGACACACACCATGAGAACCGTCATCACCACCGAGAACGCACCCGCTCCGGCAGCCCCGCTGTCCCAGGGCATCCGCAAGGGCCCGGTCCTTCAGGTATCCGGGCAGCTCCCGCTCGACCCGGCCACCGGCGCGGTCGTCGGGACGACGGTCGCCGAGCAGACGGCGCAGACCCTGCGCAACGTCACCGCCGTACTCAAGGCGGCCGGCGCCTGCTTGGAGGACGTCGTGATGCTTCGCGTTTACCTCACCGACCCCGCCCACCTGCCCGAGCTGAACGAGGCATACGCGGCGGCCGTCGGCGGCCCCTTCACCGCCCGCACCACCGTCTACATGAGGCAGCCCCGGCCGTCGGTGGGATCGGGTGCGCGGCGGATGAGTTCGCGTGCCTCCATGTGGAAGGCGTGCCGGGGCAGGCGGCTGCGTGACCAGCCCATCTTGGTGGCTTGGTCGTGAAGGGTGCTGGTGCCGTCCCGGCGCTCGGACAGGGTGCTGAGCACTTCGTACTCCGGCTCGGACAAGCCGAGTGCGGCCAGGTCTTGTGTGGTGCGGATCTGGAGGGCGGTCACCATGCGGAGGTACGAGCCCTTCGAGGCCCCCCCGTCGGTGAGACCAGCATCTCCGGCCCGCCCGCCGAACCGGGACGGGCGCGGCTGGATGAACTCCCGGCCCTCGTCCGCCGGTTGCGCGTCACGCACAACGGTCTACCGGGCCCGCGACTCGAACGGGCCGACGACCGTGTGTTGATCACGGCCCGATACGCACCCTAGGCGGGCTGCGGGGCGGGCGTTGCCGGGGCGGCCGCGACCTTGCGGGTCTCGTGCATGATCAGCAGGCCGTTGACCACCATCAGTGTCGCGGTCAGGCCGTGGACGCCGAGCGCGGTGGCCACAGAGCCGTGGTGGGCCAGCACGTTGGCCATGTCGCCGTATGCGGCGAAGGCCTCCACCAGCAGCGCCCAGCCCAGCGCCCGGCGGTGACCCGTCACCAGCAGCACGCCCAGGACCAGGGCCAGGACGACGTCGCGGATTCCCTTGACGACCAGGAAGCCGCCGCCGTCACCGGACGGCCGGCTTGGCAGGCCGAAGCCGGGCGCCGTCGTCTCCGGGCGCAGGATGAACTCCGTCCCGAACCAGAGGATGAAGAGTATGAAGGCGGCGGCCAGAACGGTGTTGATCTTCCTCAGTGACATTGTTCTTCTCCCTGCGACTCTTCGTCGGCTCGGTGAGCGTCGTGGGCTTCGGCGGTATCAGGCGAGGGCGGTGACCAGCAGGGTGAACGCGGCGACGAGGACGGCGACGCGGATGTAGTGGTAGCGGTTCCAGCGGTGCAGCTGCTCCTTCCAGTCGACGGGCCGGTTCTCCGGGGTCCAGGTCTTGTTCAGGTCGTTGATCGGGACGAGCAGCAGGATCGACATGATCACGCTGACGATCAGCAGTCCGGCGGCGGTGACGACGAGTCCGGCGCCTTCGTGGTGCCATCCGGCTACGGTCCAGACCGCGCTGAGGACGACCGAGCCGATGTACCAGTACGGCATGAGGGCGCCGAGCATCCGGCCGCCGTGGGCGTGACCGAGCTGGCGGCTGTCTTCGGGAAGCGCGTCCAGGATCCGGCTCATGATGAAGGCGACGGAGAACTCCACCCCCACCATCAGGCCGACGACGACGGTGGTGACGACCTCAAGTGTGCCGAGCATGACGATCCCTCCGAGAACTAGCGTTGCTAGGTGATGGGGCAACGCTAGTGCTAAGAACGCTCGGTTGTCTAGCGGTGCTAGGATCGGGTCATGTCGGTAAAGGAACGCAAGGAAGCGAACGGGCGGAACGTGAGCGCCTCATCGTGGTGACAGCCCGCGAACTCGCCGAGCAGCAGGGCTGGGACGCAGTCACCACCCGCCGGCTCGCCGAGCGCATCGAATACAGCCAGCCCGTCCTCTACAACCACTTCCGCGGCAAGCGCGAGATCATCGGCGCCGTCGCCCTGGAAGGCGCCACCGAGCCGGCCGCGGCCGCCGCCGCTGACGGTCCGCGCGAGCGGCTCGCCGCCCTCGCCCGCGCCTATCTCGACTTCGCCGAGCACAACCCGGCGGTCTACGACGCCCTGTTCCAGCTCGACGGCGGCCTGGCGTACACACAGGAGGACACCCCCGAGCAGCTGAAGGACGCCTTCGCCGCCCTGCTGGAATGCCTCACCGAGGCCGCCGGCGACGGTGTCCACCCGGCACTGTTCACCGAGGTGTCCTGGGCGGCCCTGCACGGCCTGGCGACCCTGACCCGAGCCGGCCGCCTACTGCCCGAGGACGCCGCACCGAGAGTGAATCTGCTGGTGGACCGGCTCGCCACGGTCTGACGCACCGTCTCCACAGGCACGCAGCCGGGGTCCTCGGGCCCCGCCGGCCCCACTGCCTGCGGCCACGTTTTCGGTCACTCGCTCCCCCACGGCGCAGGCGCCGATCGCCTGGCCCCGCCCCGACGACACGCCTGACGCCGCGGCACCGGATCCGCCTTCAAAGACGGCGCAACGGGACGGGATCGGCGCTCGCACCCGATGCTGCGAGCCACGCGCCGGGCTCGTCGCCTCGGCACTGGCCACTCATCACCCAGACCCATGCCGGCACTGTCACCCCAACCAGTCCGCGGGACCGTCCGAAGGGCCGATCCCTTGCGGCCGAGCGGCTGATGACGGACGCAGTGACGCCCATCACACGGATGAACCCACTGAGAGAGTTTCTCACCGTGCGAGTGGGTATGGGGTCAGTGATCGCCATGGGCGACAATTCGGCAGAAACATTCGAACGATGCAGATCAGGGAGAGTTTGATGTCCTCGAAACGACGTCGCAAGAAGAAGGCCCGCCGCAAGAACGGCGCAAACCACGGCAGCCGTCCGCAGACCTGAGGGACACCACGCGTCCGGGGACACTGCTCCCCGGACGCGTGCCCGCCGAGGGGCATCGACCATCGGGCCGCCCGCTCAACGGTGCGGCATGACTCGGGCCACACCTTCCCCGGCCGGGCTCAGGGCAGGGACGGAGCCAACCGTCACACCCGTGCCTGCGGCGTCCTTCGCGAATCAACGGGCTACCGCCGGCAGCCCCGTCTTGGACACGCCGTAGTGCATCATCTCGGCTGGAAATACCACCGCCGAGTCGCTTGCGACGTATTGCACCCGGCCCCGGCCCTTCTCCTTCATGCCAGCCGGCGTCCGGGTCTCCTCGGAGAACGGCATCTCCCTGGACAACGGGCAGCCGGAACTGTCGAAGATCCCTCGCGTGCGCAAGTACCACGAACGGTTCGACCGAGAGATCCCTCCGAACGCCAACGCCCCCTGGCGGCGTCCAAGCACGCGGCGATC harbors:
- a CDS encoding MBL fold metallo-hydrolase gives rise to the protein MEQIMLGNVSITRVREYYGSVEMDPHAFFPESSQEIWKDGVDWLSPHFLDSETNTVNSAIQTWLLRSGGKTILVDTGVGNHKERPYAPVWSHLETDFLANLARAGVRPEDVDIVINTHLHIDHVGWNTYLEGRSWVPTFPNATYLMPKDDFDFWNPANGHQPLPGRGNQNVFEDSVAPVHQAGQTLLWEKSHQIDADLRLDSAPGHTPGSSVLTLSSGTDRAVFVGDLLHNPAQIIEPDANSCFCEDPAGARATRRKVLGWAADNNALLVPAHLGGHGAAEIARNGNTFGIKGWAPFAPYSEQG
- a CDS encoding carboxylesterase/lipase family protein is translated as MSHRPEPVVTTAQGAVRGIRQDDGAATFLNIPYAAPPMGAGRFAPPQPHEPWDGVRDATVPGPNAPQSERKLGSIDMAPYFGAGWSRGEDYLTVNVFQPTAADSGLPVMVFVHGGGFVAGSTRSALYDGSAFARDGVVLVTLNYRLGIAGFLDIPGAPANRGLLDVVAALRWVRENIAAFGGDPDNVTLFGQSAGATVVGGVLAAPEAAGLFRRAIVQSGSGLGAFTSEQAARVTEAAAAELGIEPHTDAFADISDERLVEAASRLAGISLQTETHHDPLIGLSPFSLVLDTQPAVSVGAGLSADVDLLVGINAEEGNLYLVPVDRYAGSTADDVDDAAARSHPKPSQLVETYRTTRPGASFGELRSAIMGDALFGAGSWALAGAHAAHPQSATFSYEFAWRSQALGGDLGATHAMELPFVFDITNLPQLAGEGALLGPDKPPADLATRTHEAWIRFARTGNPGWDQYGTTRRATMHIDAEWTQVDDPRSQERQAWA
- a CDS encoding RidA family protein, whose product is MRTVITTENAPAPAAPLSQGIRKGPVLQVSGQLPLDPATGAVVGTTVAEQTAQTLRNVTAVLKAAGACLEDVVMLRVYLTDPAHLPELNEAYAAAVGGPFTARTTVYMRQPRPSVGSGARRMSSRASMWKACRGRRLRDQPILVAWS
- a CDS encoding DUF4267 domain-containing protein; protein product: MSLRKINTVLAAAFILFILWFGTEFILRPETTAPGFGLPSRPSGDGGGFLVVKGIRDVVLALVLGVLLVTGHRRALGWALLVEAFAAYGDMANVLAHHGSVATALGVHGLTATLMVVNGLLIMHETRKVAAAPATPAPQPA
- a CDS encoding DUF1772 domain-containing protein, which encodes MLGTLEVVTTVVVGLMVGVEFSVAFIMSRILDALPEDSRQLGHAHGGRMLGALMPYWYIGSVVLSAVWTVAGWHHEGAGLVVTAAGLLIVSVIMSILLLVPINDLNKTWTPENRPVDWKEQLHRWNRYHYIRVAVLVAAFTLLVTALA
- a CDS encoding 50S ribosomal protein bL37, yielding MSSKRRRKKKARRKNGANHGSRPQT